A genomic stretch from Komagataeibacter xylinus includes:
- a CDS encoding lysine-2,3-aminomutase-like protein, translating into MALPVNPPQPARTLRSVADLLAAGLITPAQAPALENVAKHYATAIPPAFASLIETPDDPIGRQVIPDATECHADPTEDPDPIGDDALSPVPGIVHRYADRALLKPLLVCPLYCRFCFRREHVGPGGGVLDEAALETALDWLRTHPDIHEVVMTGGDPLMLSARRMRMIMQALEGMEHIHTIRIHSRVPVADPDRLDEEMAAALETTRSMWLVAHINHARELTPTARAAIRRVQARAIPVLGQSVLLRGVNDTPEALEALLRAQVAARIRPYYLHQLDPAPGTARFHVPIREGQRLLASLRGRMTGIAWPTYVLDIPGGHGKVPIGPDYLRTGPDGMLNALAPDGTLHRLAREQG; encoded by the coding sequence ATGGCACTCCCGGTCAATCCCCCCCAGCCCGCGCGCACGCTGCGCAGCGTGGCCGACCTGCTTGCGGCAGGGCTGATTACGCCCGCGCAGGCTCCAGCGCTGGAAAACGTGGCGAAACACTACGCCACTGCCATTCCTCCCGCCTTTGCCAGCCTGATCGAAACACCCGATGACCCGATCGGCCGCCAGGTCATTCCCGATGCGACGGAATGCCACGCTGACCCCACGGAAGACCCGGACCCGATTGGCGATGACGCGCTCTCCCCCGTGCCCGGCATCGTGCACCGCTATGCCGACCGCGCGCTGCTCAAGCCGCTGCTGGTCTGCCCGCTTTACTGCCGCTTCTGCTTCCGCCGCGAGCATGTCGGCCCCGGCGGCGGCGTGCTTGATGAGGCCGCCCTCGAGACAGCGCTCGACTGGCTGCGCACGCACCCTGACATTCATGAAGTCGTGATGACCGGCGGCGACCCGCTCATGCTCTCGGCGCGGCGCATGCGCATGATCATGCAGGCCCTTGAGGGGATGGAGCATATCCACACCATCCGCATCCACTCCCGCGTGCCGGTGGCCGACCCCGACCGGCTTGATGAGGAAATGGCCGCAGCACTCGAGACCACGCGCTCGATGTGGCTGGTGGCGCACATAAACCACGCACGCGAACTCACGCCCACAGCCCGCGCCGCCATCCGCCGCGTGCAGGCGCGCGCCATACCGGTTTTGGGCCAGTCCGTGCTGCTGCGCGGCGTGAATGATACGCCAGAAGCCCTCGAGGCGCTTTTGCGCGCGCAGGTGGCTGCCCGCATCCGCCCCTATTACCTGCACCAGCTTGACCCTGCGCCGGGCACCGCACGCTTTCATGTGCCCATACGCGAGGGGCAGCGCCTGCTCGCAAGCCTGCGCGGGCGGATGACGGGCATTGCGTGGCCGACCTATGTGCTCGACATTCCCGGCGGGCATGGCAAGGTGCCGATCGGGCCGGATTACCTGCGCACCGGGCCCGATGGCATGCTCAACGCACTGGCGCCCGATGGCACGCTGCACCGCCTTGCGCGCGAACAGGGGTGA
- the epmA gene encoding EF-P lysine aminoacylase EpmA — MPESQPPRPDCARIADRLPLLLRRNLVLRGVRAFFDARNYTEVETPYAVPTPGEEVHLKVFATERAGADGSRERLWLHTSPEFAMKRIVAATGLPVYQLARVWRNEEGSRLHAHEFTMLEWYRPGATLAGLMDETESLLRAVLPPVVRAGGDEISTTAPFERLTVAEAFARYAGVDILAHEGDAAALAEAAGCDLRRGETWEDLFFRLMMARIEPHIGRTRPTFLTHWPASQAALARRDPADPRVALRFELYAGGIELANAFEELTDPNEQRARFEADRARRAALYPGESGLDWPMDEAFLSALGTLPPCAGIALGFDRLVMLAAGTNRIADVQWLGDAATNI; from the coding sequence ATGCCCGAGTCCCAGCCCCCACGCCCCGACTGTGCCCGCATTGCCGACCGGCTGCCCCTGCTGCTGCGCCGCAACCTCGTGCTGCGCGGCGTGCGGGCGTTTTTTGATGCGCGGAATTATACGGAAGTCGAGACCCCCTACGCCGTGCCGACTCCGGGCGAGGAAGTGCACCTCAAGGTCTTTGCCACCGAGCGCGCGGGTGCTGATGGCAGCCGCGAGAGGCTGTGGCTGCATACGAGCCCGGAATTTGCCATGAAGCGCATCGTCGCCGCCACCGGCCTGCCCGTGTACCAGCTTGCACGCGTGTGGCGGAATGAAGAGGGCAGCAGGCTGCATGCCCATGAGTTCACCATGCTGGAATGGTACCGCCCGGGTGCCACGCTGGCAGGGCTGATGGATGAAACCGAATCCCTGCTGCGCGCGGTCCTGCCGCCGGTGGTGCGGGCAGGGGGAGATGAAATCAGCACGACTGCCCCCTTCGAGCGCCTGACGGTTGCCGAAGCCTTCGCACGCTATGCGGGGGTGGACATTCTTGCCCATGAGGGCGACGCCGCGGCGCTGGCTGAGGCGGCAGGCTGTGACCTGCGCCGGGGCGAGACGTGGGAGGACCTGTTCTTCCGCCTGATGATGGCGCGCATCGAGCCGCATATCGGCCGCACGCGCCCCACTTTTCTCACCCACTGGCCCGCAAGCCAGGCGGCGCTGGCCCGGCGCGATCCCGCCGACCCGCGCGTGGCGCTGCGTTTCGAGCTTTATGCAGGGGGCATCGAACTGGCCAATGCGTTCGAGGAACTGACCGACCCCAACGAGCAGCGCGCCCGCTTTGAGGCCGACCGGGCACGGCGCGCAGCCCTGTACCCTGGCGAATCCGGGCTGGACTGGCCGATGGATGAAGCCTTTCTGTCCGCCCTTGGCACCCTGCCGCCTTGCGCAGGCATTGCGCTGGGTTTTGACCGGCTGGTGATGCTGGCGGCGGGCACGAACCGGATTGCCGATGTGCAGTGGCTGGGGGATGCAGCAACAAATATCTGA
- a CDS encoding peptidoglycan -binding protein gives MARRSRRSIRSELNAWPGYVDALSTLLMVIIFVLLVFVLGQAFLSVTLNKRQQALDQLEHEVARLAQMLSLEHSHTTALQTEIATLHKEHEADVATATSLTAQLNQQTSERDTAQSRATALDAQLAQLNAQLSAVSAALEVSEQAVQERDHKIDNLGMQLNVALARKVEQLQQYRSEFFGRLRSVMQDHKGVQIVGDRFVFQSEVLFPVGSADLSPEGVEEIKVLARTLKQVAAQIPPDVPWILRVDGHADRLPIHTAFPSNWELSSERAITVVKLLIAEGINPHHLAATGFSDYQPLDNGTTAEAYARNRRIEFRLTDR, from the coding sequence ATGGCGCGCCGTTCCCGTCGCTCGATCCGTTCCGAACTGAATGCCTGGCCGGGCTATGTTGATGCGCTGTCAACACTGCTCATGGTCATCATCTTCGTGCTGCTGGTGTTCGTTCTGGGGCAGGCTTTCCTGTCCGTTACCCTGAACAAGCGCCAGCAGGCCCTTGACCAGCTCGAGCACGAGGTGGCCCGTCTGGCCCAGATGCTCTCGCTCGAGCACAGCCACACCACAGCGCTCCAGACCGAGATCGCCACCCTGCACAAGGAGCACGAGGCGGACGTGGCCACCGCCACCTCGCTCACCGCCCAGCTCAACCAGCAGACCAGCGAGCGCGATACCGCCCAGAGCCGTGCCACCGCCCTTGATGCCCAACTGGCCCAGCTCAACGCGCAGCTCAGCGCCGTCAGCGCCGCACTCGAAGTAAGCGAGCAGGCCGTGCAGGAGCGTGACCACAAGATTGACAACCTTGGCATGCAGCTCAACGTGGCGCTGGCGCGCAAGGTGGAGCAGTTGCAGCAGTACCGCTCCGAATTCTTTGGCCGCCTGCGCAGCGTGATGCAGGACCACAAGGGCGTGCAGATCGTGGGCGACCGCTTCGTGTTCCAAAGCGAGGTATTGTTCCCCGTAGGCAGCGCCGACCTGTCGCCTGAAGGCGTGGAGGAGATCAAGGTCCTGGCCAGGACCCTGAAGCAGGTCGCCGCCCAGATTCCACCCGATGTGCCGTGGATCCTGCGCGTGGATGGCCATGCCGACCGGCTGCCCATTCACACCGCCTTCCCCAGCAACTGGGAGCTCTCATCCGAGCGCGCCATTACGGTGGTCAAGCTGCTGATTGCCGAGGGCATCAACCCGCACCATCTGGCCGCGACCGGCTTTTCGGACTACCAGCCGCTTGATAACGGCACCACGGCTGAAGCCTATGCCCGCAACCGCCGCATCGAGTTCCGCCTGACCGACCGCTGA
- the efp gene encoding elongation factor P has product MKQQANLIRAGQVIEHDGRRWTVLKQQIITPGKGGAFIQVEMRDLKTGNKTNERWRTADTVERLMTEEKEYTYSYMDGDNIVLMDPETFEQLLLPLDLLGDQAPFLQDNMTLVLNLVEGDPVGVTLPAQVTLEVVEADPVVKGQTASSSYKPARLSNGVKTMVPPFIEAGERIVVRTEDSSYVERAKS; this is encoded by the coding sequence ATGAAGCAGCAGGCAAACCTGATCCGTGCCGGGCAGGTCATCGAGCACGACGGCCGTCGCTGGACGGTCCTGAAGCAGCAGATCATCACGCCGGGCAAGGGCGGCGCATTCATCCAGGTGGAAATGCGCGACCTCAAGACCGGCAACAAGACCAACGAGCGCTGGCGCACCGCCGATACCGTTGAACGCCTGATGACCGAGGAGAAGGAATACACCTACTCCTACATGGACGGCGACAACATCGTGCTCATGGACCCCGAGACCTTCGAGCAGCTGCTCCTGCCGCTTGACCTGCTTGGTGATCAGGCTCCCTTCCTGCAGGACAACATGACCCTGGTGCTCAACCTCGTGGAAGGCGACCCGGTTGGCGTGACGCTGCCCGCGCAGGTCACGCTTGAGGTGGTCGAGGCCGACCCGGTGGTGAAGGGCCAGACGGCCAGCTCGTCCTACAAGCCTGCCCGCCTGTCCAATGGCGTGAAGACCATGGTGCCCCCCTTCATTGAAGCCGGCGAGCGCATCGTGGTCCGCACCGAGGACAGCAGCTACGTCGAGCGCGCCAAGTCCTGA
- the thiE gene encoding thiamine phosphate synthase: MTDCQLYLITPESLDPAAFAPRLAEALDAGPVAAVQLRLKNVDDDTIRRAVDVLQPVTHARDVAFIMNDRPDLAVSCGCDGAHVGMDDTDVATARRMLGEERQLGVSCYDSRDMALRAGEAGADYVAFGAFFPSPSKETEVRADPALLTWWSSMIELPVVAIGGITPANCGTLVRAGADFLSVISTVWSHPEGPGAGVKAMNAAIAAAEE; encoded by the coding sequence ATGACCGATTGCCAGCTTTACCTCATCACCCCCGAATCGCTTGATCCGGCCGCTTTCGCCCCCCGTCTTGCCGAGGCGCTCGACGCAGGCCCGGTTGCGGCGGTGCAACTGCGCCTTAAAAATGTTGATGACGACACGATCCGCCGCGCGGTGGACGTGCTCCAGCCCGTGACCCATGCGCGTGACGTGGCCTTCATCATGAACGACCGGCCCGACCTTGCCGTAAGCTGCGGCTGCGACGGGGCGCATGTGGGCATGGACGATACCGATGTGGCCACCGCCCGGCGCATGCTCGGCGAGGAACGCCAGCTTGGCGTGTCCTGCTATGACAGCCGCGATATGGCCCTGCGCGCGGGTGAGGCCGGGGCGGATTACGTGGCGTTTGGCGCGTTCTTCCCCTCGCCATCAAAAGAAACCGAAGTCCGGGCCGATCCGGCGCTGCTCACATGGTGGAGCAGCATGATCGAACTGCCAGTGGTGGCCATTGGCGGCATCACACCTGCAAACTGCGGCACGCTGGTGCGCGCGGGGGCGGATTTTCTGTCGGTCATCAGCACGGTGTGGTCGCACCCTGAGGGGCCGGGTGCAGGCGTAAAGGCCATGAACGCAGCGATTGCCGCAGCGGAAGAATAA
- a CDS encoding AMP nucleosidase: MDTARLLQQAGHDFHAFDNADAAVARITELYDHAAGLIRHAFATRDTSGLADAVYPYLAFMPAKALPADGPRPPFDVVLEPGFYGTTLTRPALFAAYWREQIESLLRHYRTPVMVGLSRQPIPLSYVMEEAVTSLTESDLAWIQAHFALPDLHVTDDSIANCEYIPRPDVPRPLALFTGQRTDYSLARLHHYTGTAPRHFQRFILLTNYQRYVDAFREYGHAQVDAGSEYTTFVEPGEIIHTRDAPHAPTHAGQNLPQMPAYHLCRPDGDGITLINIGVGPANAKTITDHLAVLRPHCWLMVGHCAGLRRSQKLGDYVLAHGYLRDDHVLDDDLPPWVPVPPIAEVQMALQDVTARVTGLHDAEVKTRLRTGTVMTTDNRNWELRLGALFTRINTSRAIAVDMESATIAANGFRFRVPYGTLLCVSDKPLHGELKLRGMANAFYRERVRQHLVVGIETMQQLRAQGVDRLHSRKLRGFDEPAFR; the protein is encoded by the coding sequence ATGGACACAGCACGACTCCTGCAGCAGGCCGGGCATGACTTCCACGCCTTCGACAATGCCGATGCCGCCGTGGCCCGCATTACCGAACTCTATGACCATGCCGCCGGGCTGATCCGCCACGCCTTCGCCACCCGCGACACATCGGGCCTCGCGGATGCGGTCTATCCCTACCTCGCCTTCATGCCCGCCAAGGCCCTGCCCGCCGATGGGCCGCGCCCGCCCTTTGACGTGGTGCTCGAGCCCGGCTTCTATGGCACCACGCTCACCCGCCCCGCCCTGTTCGCAGCCTACTGGCGCGAGCAGATCGAAAGCCTGCTGCGCCATTACCGCACGCCGGTCATGGTGGGTCTGTCGCGCCAGCCCATCCCGCTCTCCTACGTGATGGAGGAAGCGGTCACGTCACTTACCGAATCGGACCTTGCGTGGATCCAGGCCCATTTCGCGCTGCCTGACCTGCACGTGACCGACGATTCGATTGCAAACTGCGAATACATCCCCCGCCCCGACGTGCCGCGCCCGCTTGCGCTGTTCACCGGGCAGCGCACCGATTACTCACTGGCGCGACTGCATCACTATACCGGCACGGCGCCACGGCATTTCCAGCGTTTCATCCTGCTGACCAACTACCAGCGCTATGTCGATGCGTTTCGGGAATACGGGCATGCGCAGGTGGATGCGGGGTCGGAATACACCACCTTTGTCGAACCGGGCGAGATCATCCACACCCGCGATGCCCCCCACGCGCCCACCCATGCAGGCCAGAACCTGCCGCAGATGCCCGCCTACCACCTGTGCCGCCCCGATGGTGATGGCATCACGCTCATCAACATTGGCGTAGGCCCCGCCAATGCCAAGACCATTACCGACCACCTGGCCGTGCTGCGCCCGCATTGCTGGCTGATGGTCGGCCACTGCGCGGGGCTGCGGCGCAGCCAGAAGCTGGGCGACTACGTGCTGGCGCATGGCTACCTGCGCGATGACCATGTGCTTGATGACGACCTGCCGCCCTGGGTGCCCGTGCCCCCCATTGCCGAGGTGCAGATGGCCCTGCAGGACGTGACCGCGCGCGTAACCGGCCTGCATGATGCCGAGGTGAAGACCCGCCTGCGCACCGGCACGGTCATGACCACCGACAACCGCAACTGGGAGCTGCGGCTGGGCGCGCTGTTCACGCGCATCAACACATCCCGCGCCATTGCGGTGGACATGGAATCGGCCACGATTGCGGCCAACGGCTTCCGCTTCAGGGTGCCTTACGGCACGCTGCTGTGTGTTTCGGACAAGCCGCTGCATGGTGAACTCAAGCTGCGCGGCATGGCCAATGCCTTCTACCGCGAGCGCGTGCGCCAGCATCTGGTGGTGGGAATCGAGACCATGCAGCAGTTGCGCGCCCAGGGCGTGGACAGGCTGCATTCGCGCAAGCTGCGCGGCTTTGACGAGCCTGCGTTCCGCTAG
- a CDS encoding flagellar motor protein MotA, with the protein MTRPTTYLLRVLVFLLAVGVVAALLSTTLYQAFCNNPYLDGLIIGILLLGVAWNIIMILRLIPEVRWVNILRHPREGLTTPPPPRLLAPMASMLATHDKGRRLTLSAPVMQSLLDSLSARLDEGRELSRYLTGLLIFLGLLGTFYGLLLTVGSIADVIGNMSVGSGDTNAMFDQLKTGLAGPLHGMGTAFSGSMFGLAGALVLGFLDLTAGQAQTRFFNELEEWLATITRLSAGGLQVGGNDASVPAYVQALLEHTAENMEKLQALLARSEETRAQEQRLLTALNDRLAQLADNRGEDHLQGIESLLARLVQESAAGREQMAADIRNDLRLLARTIAASTPGTGHSAS; encoded by the coding sequence GTGACACGACCGACGACCTACCTTTTACGGGTTCTTGTGTTTCTTCTGGCTGTCGGGGTTGTCGCAGCCCTGCTTTCCACCACCCTCTATCAGGCATTCTGCAACAATCCCTATCTTGATGGCCTGATCATCGGCATCCTGCTTCTGGGTGTGGCGTGGAACATCATCATGATCCTGCGCCTCATCCCCGAGGTACGCTGGGTCAACATCCTGCGCCACCCGCGTGAGGGGCTGACCACGCCCCCGCCTCCGCGCCTGCTCGCCCCCATGGCCTCGATGCTGGCCACCCACGACAAGGGCCGCAGGCTGACGTTGTCCGCCCCGGTCATGCAGTCGCTGCTCGACAGCCTGTCCGCCCGCCTTGACGAGGGGCGCGAGCTTTCGCGCTACCTCACCGGGCTGCTCATCTTCCTCGGCCTTCTTGGCACGTTCTATGGCCTGCTGCTGACCGTAGGCTCCATTGCCGATGTGATTGGCAACATGTCGGTGGGCAGCGGCGACACCAACGCCATGTTCGACCAGCTCAAGACCGGGCTTGCAGGCCCGCTGCATGGCATGGGCACGGCATTCTCGGGCTCCATGTTCGGCCTCGCGGGTGCTCTCGTGCTGGGCTTCCTTGACCTGACGGCAGGCCAGGCCCAGACCCGCTTCTTCAACGAGCTTGAGGAATGGCTGGCCACCATCACCCGCCTCTCGGCAGGCGGGCTGCAGGTGGGCGGCAATGATGCAAGCGTGCCCGCCTATGTGCAGGCGCTGCTCGAGCACACTGCCGAGAACATGGAAAAGCTGCAGGCGCTGCTGGCCCGCAGCGAGGAAACGCGCGCGCAGGAGCAGCGCCTGCTGACCGCGCTGAACGACCGCCTGGCCCAGTTGGCCGACAACCGGGGCGAGGACCACCTGCAGGGCATCGAATCCCTGCTTGCCCGCCTTGTGCAGGAATCGGCGGCCGGCCGCGAGCAGATGGCAGCCGACATCCGCAACGACCTGCGCCTGCTTGCGCGCACCATTGCCGCAAGCACGCCCGGAACGGGCCACTCCGCTTCCTGA
- the ykgO gene encoding type B 50S ribosomal protein L36: protein MKIRNSLKSAKVRDKDCRVVRRRGKVYVINKKNPRMKARQG, encoded by the coding sequence ATGAAAATCAGAAACAGCCTGAAGTCGGCCAAGGTTCGGGACAAGGACTGCCGTGTGGTCCGTCGCCGTGGCAAGGTCTATGTCATCAACAAGAAGAACCCGCGCATGAAGGCCCGTCAGGGCTGA
- a CDS encoding 5-formyltetrahydrofolate cyclo-ligase yields the protein MTSIANESWSTAHAKQALRGIMASRRAAFATAPGREMAEKSLQHRMVRALRAMATAGDAIALVWPLPGESALEPVMHALHADGLCIALPETTPKGHRLAFRLWQPGCAMQAGRYGTSHPVGPIVQPDVVCVPLLAFDRRGMRLGYGGGYYDRTLASLPAARAVGFGFSFQEVACIPTGRYDVALPAIVTEREWIRCRGDGRTR from the coding sequence ATGACTTCCATCGCAAACGAATCGTGGTCCACCGCGCATGCCAAACAGGCCCTGCGTGGCATCATGGCCAGCAGGCGGGCCGCTTTCGCCACAGCCCCCGGGCGTGAGATGGCCGAGAAATCCCTCCAGCACCGCATGGTCCGCGCCCTGCGCGCCATGGCCACGGCAGGCGATGCCATTGCCCTTGTCTGGCCACTGCCCGGGGAAAGCGCGCTCGAACCCGTCATGCATGCGCTCCATGCCGATGGCCTGTGCATTGCCCTGCCCGAAACCACGCCGAAGGGCCACAGGCTTGCCTTCCGCCTGTGGCAGCCGGGCTGCGCCATGCAGGCAGGCCGCTATGGCACATCCCACCCTGTTGGCCCCATCGTGCAGCCCGATGTGGTGTGCGTGCCGCTGCTGGCATTTGACAGGCGGGGCATGCGGCTGGGATATGGCGGGGGCTATTATGATCGTACGCTGGCCAGCCTGCCCGCGGCGCGGGCGGTGGGGTTTGGCTTTTCCTTTCAGGAGGTGGCGTGCATCCCGACCGGCCGGTATGACGTGGCGTTGCCCGCGATCGTGACCGAGCGTGAATGGATCCGGTGTCGTGGTGACGGGCGGACGCGGTAG
- a CDS encoding cell division protein ZapA: MSQVTVRINGFSYAVGCKEGQEKHLQAMAQEVERRIERIRELGGHSGEGRLLALAALLMADEIHDLTAEKMSSDTAHQLAQGRQARIENARRTEQLAHLVERAENIADAMEED; encoded by the coding sequence ATGAGCCAGGTTACCGTGCGCATCAACGGTTTTTCCTACGCCGTGGGGTGCAAGGAAGGGCAGGAGAAACACCTCCAGGCCATGGCGCAGGAAGTCGAGCGCCGGATCGAGCGCATCCGCGAGCTTGGCGGCCATAGCGGCGAGGGGCGGCTGCTTGCGCTCGCCGCCCTGCTCATGGCCGACGAAATCCATGACCTGACGGCGGAAAAGATGTCATCGGACACCGCCCACCAGCTTGCGCAGGGCCGGCAGGCGCGCATCGAGAACGCACGCCGCACCGAACAGCTTGCCCACCTTGTTGAACGTGCGGAAAACATTGCGGACGCAATGGAAGAGGACTAG
- a CDS encoding TIGR00282 family metallophosphoesterase, translated as MRILFLGDIVGRVGREAVISRLPGLRRDLALDLVVVNGENASHGFGLSPAIGRDLLAAGADVITLGNHSWDRRDLIGHIDSEPRIIRPANYPPGTPGQGSVVVELVDGRKALVVSIMGRQFMDAMDDPFRSVTDILSRHRLGVTMHAAVVDVHAEATSEKWAMGHFLDGRVSLVIGTHTHTPTADHRIFPHGTAFQTDAGMCGDYDSVIGMGKDAAIARFVRKMPGERLQPAEGEASIAGMMVETDDATGLARRMAPVRQGGHLAPTLPDF; from the coding sequence TTGAGAATACTGTTTCTGGGCGATATTGTCGGGCGCGTGGGGCGCGAGGCCGTCATTTCACGCCTGCCCGGCCTGCGGCGCGATCTTGCCCTCGACCTTGTGGTGGTTAATGGCGAGAACGCCAGCCACGGCTTTGGCCTCTCGCCCGCCATCGGTCGCGACCTGCTTGCGGCAGGGGCCGATGTCATCACGCTGGGCAACCATAGCTGGGACCGGCGCGACCTGATCGGCCATATCGACAGCGAACCCCGCATCATCCGCCCCGCCAACTACCCGCCCGGCACGCCGGGGCAGGGCAGCGTGGTGGTGGAACTTGTCGATGGCCGCAAGGCGCTGGTGGTCAGCATCATGGGCCGGCAGTTCATGGATGCGATGGATGACCCTTTCCGCAGCGTGACCGATATCCTCTCGCGCCACCGGCTGGGCGTGACCATGCACGCCGCCGTAGTGGATGTGCATGCCGAGGCCACGAGCGAGAAATGGGCCATGGGCCATTTCCTTGATGGCCGCGTGTCACTGGTCATTGGCACGCATACGCACACGCCGACTGCCGACCACCGTATCTTCCCCCATGGTACGGCCTTCCAGACCGATGCGGGCATGTGCGGCGACTATGACAGCGTGATCGGCATGGGCAAGGATGCCGCCATCGCCCGATTCGTGCGCAAGATGCCCGGTGAGCGGCTGCAACCCGCCGAGGGCGAGGCCAGCATAGCGGGGATGATGGTGGAAACCGATGATGCCACCGGGCTGGCCCGCCGCATGGCGCCGGTGCGGCAGGGGGGGCATCTTGCGCCCACGCTGCCTGATTTCTGA
- a CDS encoding class I fructose-bisphosphate aldolase — MTLTPQVKAILDHYESDTPGTKANLYRLMNTGKLAGTGKLVILPVDQGFEHGPGRSFAPNPPAYDPHYHYSLAIEAGLNAFAAPLGMLEAGASTFAGQIPTILKCNSSDSLTTQKNQAVTGTVADALRLGCSAIGFTIYPASDFQFHQMEQLREMAREAKNAGLAVVVWSYPRGPMLDKAGETAIDICAYAAHIAAELGAHIIKVKPPTEDLCLPAAKKVYIDEKVDIATLPARIRHVVQSAFAGRRIVIFSGGEHTTTEHLLETIRGIHQGGGFGSIIGRNTFQRPRAEALKLLGDITDIFAQKV; from the coding sequence ATGACACTGACACCGCAGGTCAAGGCAATCCTTGACCACTACGAAAGTGACACGCCGGGCACCAAGGCCAACCTTTACCGGCTCATGAACACCGGCAAGCTCGCCGGTACCGGCAAGCTGGTGATCCTGCCGGTTGACCAGGGCTTCGAGCATGGGCCGGGCCGTTCCTTCGCCCCCAACCCGCCCGCCTATGACCCGCATTACCATTACTCGCTCGCCATCGAGGCGGGGCTGAACGCATTCGCAGCCCCGCTGGGCATGCTCGAGGCCGGGGCCAGCACGTTTGCGGGCCAGATTCCCACCATCCTCAAATGCAACAGCTCCGACAGCCTGACCACACAGAAGAACCAGGCCGTGACCGGCACGGTTGCCGATGCGCTGCGGCTGGGCTGCTCGGCCATCGGGTTCACCATCTACCCTGCCAGCGACTTCCAGTTCCACCAGATGGAGCAGTTGCGCGAGATGGCGCGCGAGGCCAAGAACGCGGGCCTTGCCGTGGTGGTGTGGAGCTACCCGCGCGGCCCGATGCTCGACAAGGCGGGCGAGACGGCCATCGACATCTGCGCCTATGCCGCCCACATCGCCGCCGAGCTTGGCGCGCACATCATCAAGGTCAAGCCACCGACCGAGGATCTGTGCCTGCCCGCGGCCAAGAAGGTCTATATCGATGAGAAGGTCGATATCGCCACCCTGCCCGCGCGAATCCGCCATGTGGTGCAGTCGGCCTTTGCGGGCCGCCGCATCGTGATCTTCTCGGGGGGCGAGCACACCACCACCGAGCACCTGCTCGAGACCATCCGCGGCATCCATCAGGGCGGCGGGTTCGGCTCGATCATCGGGCGCAACACCTTCCAGCGCCCCCGTGCCGAAGCGCTGAAACTGCTCGGTGACATTACCGACATCTTCGCGCAGAAGGTCTGA
- a CDS encoding inositol monophosphatase family protein, which translates to MRLSPHMTVMQNAAQKAARRLLRDFSEVEQLQVSIKGPGDFVSQADLRAETTIHEELARARPGYAFLMEESGASGSEGWTWRWVIDPLDGTTNFLHGVPHWAISIGLQRRLPDGTIEIVAGLVYNPVVNEMFWAEKGVGAFLNDRRLRVSARRSMNEALFATGIPFAKVSARNRLSFARTLGALMPQVAGIRRFGAAALDLAWVAAGRYDGYWELGIKPWDCAAGILLVREAGGYATDPAGEDLNDLPASIDAVVGNPHMHGPLRELVASSIG; encoded by the coding sequence ATGCGACTCTCTCCCCATATGACGGTGATGCAGAACGCTGCCCAGAAGGCCGCACGCCGCCTTCTGCGTGACTTCAGCGAAGTCGAGCAGCTTCAGGTCAGCATCAAGGGCCCGGGCGATTTCGTCTCGCAGGCCGACCTGCGGGCCGAAACCACCATCCACGAGGAACTGGCCCGCGCCCGGCCCGGCTATGCCTTCCTGATGGAGGAAAGCGGTGCCTCGGGCAGCGAGGGCTGGACATGGCGCTGGGTGATCGACCCGCTCGATGGCACCACCAACTTCCTGCACGGCGTGCCGCACTGGGCCATTTCCATCGGCCTGCAGCGCCGCCTGCCTGACGGCACGATCGAGATCGTGGCGGGGCTGGTCTACAACCCCGTGGTCAACGAGATGTTCTGGGCCGAAAAAGGCGTGGGCGCGTTCCTCAACGACCGCCGCCTGCGCGTTTCCGCCCGCCGGTCGATGAACGAGGCGCTGTTCGCCACCGGCATTCCGTTTGCCAAGGTCTCGGCACGCAACCGCCTGTCGTTTGCGCGTACGCTGGGGGCCCTCATGCCGCAGGTGGCTGGCATCCGCCGATTCGGCGCCGCCGCCCTCGACCTGGCCTGGGTCGCGGCAGGCCGGTATGATGGCTACTGGGAACTGGGCATCAAGCCGTGGGACTGCGCAGCCGGCATCCTGCTCGTGCGCGAGGCCGGTGGCTACGCAACCGACCCGGCGGGCGAGGATCTGAACGATCTTCCGGCCTCCATCGATGCGGTGGTGGGCAACCCCCACATGCACGGCCCGCTGCGCGAACTCGTGGCAAGCAGCATCGGCTGA